A window of Raineyella sp. W15-4 contains these coding sequences:
- a CDS encoding TetR/AcrR family transcriptional regulator, which yields MPVAPEPLGRRERNKQAKLERITAVASALFAEHGVDEVTTQQIADAADIGTGTLFLYAKTKGELLLLVQNAHYATALERGCAAAAEEPTALDAVVALLTPVVACNRVQVDNGRTYLREMVFGDPAEPRHAEALAIVGQTEDATAGLLQHLRLDEAGAATLARVISAILFLTMASSEHVDSSVEQIVDAIRTQISAILPR from the coding sequence ATGCCAGTGGCGCCTGAGCCGCTCGGGCGACGCGAGCGGAACAAGCAGGCCAAGCTCGAGCGCATCACCGCAGTCGCCAGCGCGCTGTTCGCCGAGCACGGTGTCGACGAGGTCACCACCCAGCAGATCGCCGATGCGGCTGACATCGGCACCGGGACCTTGTTCCTGTACGCCAAGACCAAGGGCGAACTGCTGCTGCTCGTGCAGAACGCCCACTACGCCACCGCTCTGGAGCGTGGATGTGCGGCCGCAGCCGAGGAGCCGACCGCGCTGGACGCGGTGGTGGCGCTGCTGACGCCGGTGGTGGCATGCAACCGGGTGCAGGTCGACAACGGCCGCACCTACCTGCGCGAGATGGTCTTCGGCGACCCCGCCGAACCTCGCCACGCCGAAGCCCTCGCGATCGTCGGGCAGACTGAAGACGCCACCGCAGGCCTCCTCCAGCATCTCCGGCTGGATGAGGCGGGGGCGGCGACATTGGCTCGGGTGATCTCCGCGATCCTGTTCCTGACCATGGCCTCCAGCGAGCACGTCGACAGCAGTGTCGAGCAGATCGTCGACGCGATCCGCACCCAGATCTCCGCGATCCTTCCCCGCTGA
- a CDS encoding beta-ketoacyl-ACP synthase III, which yields MSFSPRHPIKASEGVPFSRIYGMSGYTPSRVVTNDEVITWIDSSDEWIRTRSGISRRHWATGEETVEYMSAEAAKKAIERSGVPVEEIGAIVVSTVGWFTQTPSLACVIAGDLGSTAAAYDISAACAGFSYAIAQADALVRSGAARYVLAIGVERLSDLTNKSDRSTAFIFGDGAGAAVVGPSDQPGIGPVVWGSDPENGHLIQQEPHWPEAVAKGEMPVLVMDGNPVFKWAAFTVSHYAEQALAAAGLAPEELDVFVPHQANDRITQAMVRTLKLPESVLVSHNIENTGNSSAASIPMAIEALYEGGQVHSGETCLIIGFGAGLVYSGQVIVLP from the coding sequence ATGAGCTTCTCCCCCCGCCACCCGATCAAGGCATCCGAGGGCGTACCGTTCTCCCGGATCTACGGAATGTCCGGCTACACCCCCTCACGGGTCGTCACCAACGACGAGGTGATCACCTGGATCGACTCCTCCGACGAGTGGATCCGCACCCGCTCCGGGATCTCGCGGCGGCACTGGGCCACCGGCGAGGAGACCGTCGAGTACATGTCCGCCGAGGCGGCCAAGAAGGCGATCGAGCGCTCCGGTGTCCCGGTCGAGGAGATCGGCGCGATCGTCGTGTCCACCGTCGGGTGGTTCACCCAGACCCCGAGCCTGGCCTGCGTCATCGCCGGTGACCTCGGCAGCACCGCCGCCGCGTACGACATCTCCGCCGCCTGTGCCGGCTTCTCGTACGCCATCGCCCAGGCCGACGCCCTGGTCCGGTCCGGCGCGGCCCGCTACGTCCTCGCGATCGGCGTCGAGCGGCTCTCCGACCTGACCAACAAGAGCGACCGGTCCACCGCGTTCATCTTCGGTGACGGCGCCGGCGCCGCGGTGGTCGGCCCGTCCGACCAGCCGGGGATCGGCCCGGTGGTGTGGGGCTCCGACCCGGAGAACGGGCACCTGATCCAGCAGGAGCCGCACTGGCCGGAGGCGGTCGCGAAGGGGGAGATGCCGGTCCTGGTGATGGACGGCAACCCGGTCTTCAAGTGGGCCGCCTTCACCGTCAGCCACTACGCCGAGCAGGCCCTCGCCGCGGCCGGCCTGGCCCCCGAGGAACTCGACGTCTTCGTCCCGCACCAGGCCAACGACCGGATCACCCAGGCGATGGTCCGCACCCTCAAGCTGCCCGAGTCGGTGCTGGTGTCCCACAACATCGAGAACACCGGCAACTCGTCGGCCGCGTCCATCCCGATGGCGATCGAGGCCCTCTACGAAGGCGGCCAGGTGCACTCGGGTGAGACCTGTCTCATCATCGGCTTCGGCGCGGGGCTGGTCTATTCGGGCCAGGTCATCGTCCTGCCCTGA
- a CDS encoding acyl carrier protein, producing MATTEEITVAMGEIVNEVAGIPVEDVQLDKSFTDDLDIDSLSMVEIIYAAEEKFGVSIPDEESKNLKTVGDAVAYIERASN from the coding sequence ATGGCTACCACTGAAGAGATCACCGTTGCCATGGGCGAGATCGTCAACGAGGTCGCGGGCATCCCGGTCGAGGACGTCCAGCTCGACAAGTCCTTCACCGACGACCTGGACATCGACTCGCTGTCGATGGTCGAGATCATCTATGCCGCCGAGGAGAAGTTCGGCGTGTCCATCCCGGACGAGGAGTCGAAGAACCTCAAGACGGTCGGTGACGCCGTCGCCTACATCGAGCGCGCGTCCAACTGA
- a CDS encoding SDR family oxidoreductase: protein MTSLNGAVVLVTGANGGIGGPFVREALSRGAAKVYATARNPRQWDDERIVPLTLDVTDPASIQAVAEQASDVTVLINNAGASVSTPGILTHTDEEIRQNVETNFLGPLFLARAFAPILSAKGGNTAIIDIHSALSWWAVAGIYSATKAALWSATNSLRLELQPAGVQVVGVHVGYVDTAMAAHAEGPKLAPADLVTQVFDTVEAGGYEVLADESSVHLKAGLSAPLETVYPQLAADK, encoded by the coding sequence ATGACTTCCCTCAACGGCGCTGTCGTCCTCGTCACCGGCGCGAATGGCGGCATCGGCGGTCCCTTCGTCCGCGAAGCCCTCTCCCGGGGAGCGGCCAAGGTGTACGCCACCGCCCGCAACCCTCGCCAGTGGGACGACGAGCGCATCGTGCCCCTCACCCTTGACGTCACCGACCCGGCCTCCATTCAGGCCGTCGCGGAGCAGGCCTCCGACGTGACCGTGCTGATCAACAACGCCGGCGCCTCGGTCTCCACTCCGGGCATCCTCACCCACACCGATGAAGAGATCCGCCAGAACGTGGAGACCAACTTCCTCGGCCCGTTGTTCCTTGCCCGCGCGTTCGCCCCGATCCTCTCCGCGAAGGGCGGCAACACCGCCATCATCGACATCCACTCGGCGCTGTCCTGGTGGGCCGTTGCGGGGATCTACTCGGCCACCAAGGCGGCCCTGTGGTCGGCGACGAACTCCCTGCGCCTGGAGCTGCAGCCCGCGGGCGTGCAGGTGGTCGGCGTGCATGTCGGCTACGTCGACACCGCGATGGCTGCCCACGCCGAAGGCCCCAAGCTCGCCCCGGCCGACCTCGTCACACAGGTGTTCGACACCGTCGAGGCCGGCGGCTACGAGGTCCTCGCCGACGAGAGCTCGGTCCACCTCAAGGCCGGTCTGTCCGCACCGCTCGAGACCGTCTACCCGCAGCTCGCCGCCGACAAGTGA
- the aceE gene encoding pyruvate dehydrogenase (acetyl-transferring), homodimeric type, which produces MANRGDRPALSAQGLPNQLPDVDPDETEEWISSFDGLLEEKGPHRARYIMLELLARARQRQIGLPSLRSTDYINTISTADEPLFPGDEATEREIRRALRWNAAVMVSKANRKGLEVGGHIATYQSAASLYEVGFNHFFRGKDHPGGGDQIYFQGHASPGMYARAFLEGRLTEYDLDGFRQEVSRGPHNGLSSYPHPRLMPEFWEFPTVSMGIGPLNAIYQARFNRYLQNRGIRDTSQQHVWAFLGDGEMGEPESLGAIGRAAREELDNLTFVINCNLQQLDGPVDGNGKVVQDLESFFRGAGWNVIKVLWARDWDPLLAADHDGSLLHKMNSTPDGQFQTYSIADGSYIREKFFDTPVLKRMVEGYTDQQLQRLGRGGHDYRKVYAAYKAATEHVGQPTVILAQTVKGWTIDALEAKNATHQMKKLTSADLKAFRDRLHLPIPDSALEDAYHPPYFKPADDSPAMQYMRERRAALGGAVPERRVHPRALKLPGDEVYKELMAPGNPKAKVATTQAFVRLLRDLMRDPEIGRRIVPIAPDEFRTFGMDSMFPTAKLYDPHGQTYESVDRKLLLAWKSSAEGQLLHEGISEAGGLGSFTAAGSAYATHGEPMIPVFIFYSMFGFQRVGDFIWAASDQMARGFLVGATAGRTTLTGEGLQHADGHSPLLASTNPAVVHYDPAFGFEIALIVRDGLRRMYGHDDPEHPNGENVIYYLTMYNEPVQQPGPEADLDVEGVLRGLHLFRPAEDHGYARVRLLASGVSVPQAVAAQQILRDEWHVDADVWSVTSWNELNRDALTCAKWNLGHPAAERRIPYVTQKLSTTTGPVVAVSDYMRAVQEQIRPYVPGPFTSLGADGFGFADTRAAARRFFQIDDRSMVVAALEALESQGAYRAGAAAEAFARYRIDDPTAVANVAQEGAGA; this is translated from the coding sequence ATGGCCAATCGCGGTGACCGCCCGGCGCTGAGCGCCCAGGGCCTCCCGAACCAGTTGCCCGACGTGGACCCCGACGAGACCGAGGAATGGATCTCCTCCTTCGACGGGCTCCTCGAGGAGAAGGGCCCCCACCGAGCTCGCTACATCATGCTCGAGCTCCTCGCCCGTGCCCGCCAGCGCCAGATCGGCTTGCCGTCCCTGCGCTCCACGGACTACATCAACACGATCAGCACGGCTGACGAGCCGCTCTTCCCGGGCGACGAGGCGACGGAACGGGAGATCCGCCGGGCGCTGCGCTGGAACGCGGCGGTGATGGTGTCCAAGGCGAACCGCAAGGGCCTCGAGGTGGGCGGGCACATCGCCACCTATCAGAGCGCCGCGAGCCTGTACGAGGTGGGCTTCAACCACTTCTTCCGCGGCAAGGACCACCCGGGCGGTGGCGACCAGATCTACTTCCAGGGGCATGCCTCCCCCGGCATGTACGCCCGGGCGTTCCTCGAGGGCCGGCTCACCGAGTACGACCTGGACGGGTTCCGCCAGGAGGTGTCCCGCGGTCCGCACAACGGCCTGTCCTCCTATCCGCACCCGCGGCTGATGCCGGAGTTCTGGGAGTTCCCGACGGTGTCGATGGGCATCGGCCCGCTGAACGCGATCTACCAGGCCCGGTTCAACCGTTACCTGCAGAACCGCGGCATCAGGGACACCAGCCAGCAGCACGTCTGGGCCTTCCTCGGTGACGGCGAGATGGGCGAGCCGGAGTCCCTCGGCGCGATCGGTCGGGCCGCCCGGGAGGAGCTGGACAACCTCACCTTCGTGATCAACTGCAACCTGCAGCAGCTCGACGGCCCGGTGGACGGCAACGGCAAGGTCGTCCAGGACCTGGAGTCCTTCTTCCGCGGCGCCGGCTGGAACGTGATCAAGGTGCTCTGGGCCCGCGACTGGGATCCGCTGCTGGCGGCCGACCACGACGGCTCGCTGCTGCACAAGATGAACAGCACCCCGGACGGCCAGTTCCAGACCTATTCGATCGCGGACGGCTCCTATATCCGGGAGAAGTTCTTCGACACCCCCGTCCTGAAGCGGATGGTCGAGGGCTACACGGACCAGCAGCTGCAGCGGCTCGGCCGCGGCGGCCACGACTACCGCAAGGTGTACGCCGCCTACAAGGCCGCGACGGAACACGTCGGCCAGCCGACGGTGATCCTGGCGCAGACCGTGAAGGGCTGGACGATCGACGCCCTCGAGGCGAAGAACGCCACTCACCAGATGAAGAAGCTCACCTCGGCCGACCTCAAGGCGTTCCGCGACCGGCTGCACCTGCCGATCCCGGACTCCGCCCTGGAGGACGCCTACCACCCGCCGTACTTCAAGCCGGCCGACGACTCGCCGGCGATGCAGTACATGCGCGAGCGCCGGGCGGCCCTGGGCGGTGCGGTGCCCGAACGCCGGGTGCACCCCCGGGCGCTCAAGCTGCCCGGCGACGAGGTCTACAAGGAGCTGATGGCACCCGGCAACCCGAAGGCCAAGGTCGCCACCACCCAGGCCTTCGTCCGGCTGCTCCGGGACCTGATGCGCGATCCCGAGATCGGCCGGCGGATCGTGCCGATCGCCCCCGACGAGTTCCGCACCTTCGGGATGGACTCGATGTTCCCCACCGCCAAGCTCTACGACCCGCACGGGCAGACGTACGAGTCGGTCGACCGCAAGCTGCTGCTGGCCTGGAAGTCCTCGGCCGAGGGCCAGCTGCTGCACGAGGGTATCTCCGAGGCCGGCGGCCTGGGGTCGTTCACCGCGGCGGGCAGCGCGTACGCCACCCACGGCGAGCCGATGATCCCGGTGTTCATCTTCTACTCGATGTTCGGCTTCCAGCGGGTCGGTGACTTCATCTGGGCCGCCAGCGACCAGATGGCGCGCGGCTTCCTGGTCGGCGCCACCGCGGGACGTACGACGCTGACCGGTGAGGGTCTGCAGCACGCCGACGGGCACTCCCCGCTGCTCGCGTCGACGAACCCGGCGGTGGTGCACTACGACCCGGCCTTCGGCTTCGAGATCGCACTGATCGTCCGGGACGGCCTGCGGCGGATGTACGGCCACGACGACCCGGAGCACCCGAACGGCGAGAACGTCATCTACTACCTGACGATGTACAACGAGCCGGTGCAGCAGCCCGGCCCGGAGGCCGATCTCGACGTCGAGGGCGTGCTCCGCGGCCTGCACCTGTTCCGGCCGGCCGAGGACCACGGGTACGCCCGGGTCCGGCTGCTCGCCTCCGGCGTCTCGGTGCCCCAGGCCGTGGCGGCCCAGCAGATCCTGCGCGACGAGTGGCACGTCGACGCCGACGTCTGGTCGGTCACCTCGTGGAACGAGCTCAACCGCGACGCGCTGACCTGCGCCAAGTGGAACCTGGGTCACCCGGCGGCCGAGCGGCGGATCCCGTACGTCACCCAGAAGCTGTCCACGACGACCGGGCCGGTGGTCGCGGTCAGCGACTACATGCGTGCCGTGCAGGAGCAGATCCGCCCGTACGTCCCGGGTCCGTTCACCTCGCTCGGGGCCGACGGGTTCGGCTTCGCCGACACCCGGGCCGCCGCCCGCCGGTTCTTCCAGATCGACGACCGGTCGATGGTGGTCGCGGCGCTGGAGGCGTTGGAGTCCCAGGGGGCGTACCGCGCCGGGGCCGCGGCCGAGGCGTTCGCCCGTTACCGGATCGACGACCCGACCGCGGTGGCGAACGTCGCCCAGGAAGGCGCCGGCGCCTGA
- a CDS encoding PucR family transcriptional regulator, whose protein sequence is MALTWIQLPSTRSRASIARRLRQVAAKMTTAAIAAVDARYEWFGRLSPEHRASVTLVARAGVDGFIDWFGEGGSDRQVQIFDRAPRELSRHVSLKQTVDLTRSIIDTVDAQIDELMPRADRPYLHAALNEYSRDVAFAAAEVYAAAAEVRGAWDVRQEATVVDAVMRGEVDDTVMSRVATLGWRSTTGALVMVGAAPGTEAEAKIEDTRRMARTRHLDCLAAVHSDRLVVVLGGPALAADTDPLPIVTPLAERFGAGPVVVGPLVDRLSQAGGSARAAMSGLRAAPGWPAAPRPVHADDLLPERALSGDGHARRALARDVYGPLVESGGGLLETLTCFLDEGLSIEASARALFVHANTVRYRLKRIHEVTGYSPTDPRDSYTLRLALTLGRLLGEHSA, encoded by the coding sequence ATGGCCCTGACCTGGATCCAGCTCCCCTCGACCCGTTCCCGCGCCTCGATCGCCCGCCGGCTGCGCCAGGTGGCGGCGAAGATGACCACCGCGGCGATCGCCGCGGTGGATGCGCGCTACGAGTGGTTCGGGCGGCTCAGTCCGGAACACCGGGCCTCGGTGACCCTGGTCGCCCGCGCGGGCGTCGACGGGTTCATCGACTGGTTCGGCGAGGGGGGCTCGGACCGGCAGGTGCAGATCTTCGACCGGGCGCCACGGGAGCTGTCCCGGCACGTGTCACTCAAGCAGACGGTCGACCTGACCCGCAGCATCATCGACACCGTCGACGCCCAGATCGACGAACTGATGCCGCGGGCCGACCGGCCCTACCTGCACGCCGCGCTGAACGAGTACAGCCGCGACGTCGCCTTCGCCGCCGCCGAGGTGTACGCGGCCGCGGCGGAGGTGCGTGGGGCCTGGGACGTCCGCCAGGAGGCGACCGTCGTCGACGCGGTGATGCGCGGCGAGGTGGACGACACGGTGATGTCGCGGGTAGCCACCCTCGGCTGGCGGTCCACCACCGGGGCCCTGGTGATGGTCGGTGCCGCCCCCGGCACGGAGGCCGAGGCGAAGATCGAGGACACCCGGCGGATGGCCCGCACCCGTCATCTGGACTGTCTCGCCGCGGTGCACAGTGACCGTCTCGTCGTGGTCCTCGGCGGCCCGGCGCTGGCGGCCGACACCGACCCGCTGCCGATCGTCACCCCGCTGGCCGAGCGGTTCGGCGCGGGCCCGGTGGTGGTGGGGCCGCTGGTGGACCGGCTGTCCCAGGCCGGTGGCAGTGCCCGGGCCGCGATGTCTGGCCTGCGGGCCGCCCCGGGCTGGCCGGCGGCCCCGCGACCGGTGCACGCCGACGACCTGCTGCCGGAGCGGGCGCTGTCCGGCGACGGGCACGCCCGGCGGGCGCTGGCCCGTGACGTGTACGGTCCGCTGGTCGAGTCCGGCGGCGGTCTGTTGGAGACCCTCACCTGCTTCCTGGACGAGGGGCTGTCGATCGAGGCCTCGGCCCGGGCCCTGTTCGTCCATGCCAACACGGTCCGCTACCGGCTCAAACGCATCCACGAGGTGACCGGCTACTCGCCCACCGATCCCCGGGACTCGTACACGTTGCGGCTGGCTCTCACCCTCGGCCGGCTGCTGGGGGAGCACAGCGCCTGA
- a CDS encoding ACP S-malonyltransferase yields the protein MLAVVAPGQGAQKPGFLQPWLTDPAVADRLNWLSAVSGLDLEYYGTEADEDTIRDTAVAQPLLVAAGLVSLSVLFPTPDAVERIGAVAGHSVGEITAAAAVGVLSAEQAMVFVRERGKGMAEASAVRPTSMAAVIGGKEDEVLAAIAAAGLTPANHNGSGQIVAAGTVEELEALTANAPQRTRIIPLSVAGAFHTRHMAPATARLERLARAVTPHDPSTRLLQNRDGRLVRSGQEMLQRLVGQVEAPVRWDLCMSTLRDLGVTGLLELPPAGTLTGIAKRNLKGVEVFALNTPDELPAARAFVAEHTDQAEHTDQTTDHTDATEVTR from the coding sequence GTGCTCGCAGTCGTCGCGCCCGGACAAGGCGCTCAAAAACCAGGATTCCTCCAACCATGGCTGACGGACCCCGCCGTCGCCGATCGACTGAACTGGCTCTCGGCGGTCTCCGGCCTCGACCTCGAGTACTACGGGACCGAAGCCGACGAGGACACCATCCGGGACACCGCCGTCGCCCAGCCGCTGCTGGTGGCGGCGGGTCTGGTGTCCCTGTCAGTCCTCTTCCCCACCCCCGATGCTGTCGAGCGGATCGGCGCGGTGGCCGGCCACTCGGTCGGTGAGATCACCGCCGCGGCCGCCGTCGGCGTGCTGTCCGCCGAGCAGGCGATGGTGTTCGTCCGGGAGCGCGGCAAGGGCATGGCCGAGGCCTCCGCCGTCCGCCCCACCTCGATGGCGGCGGTGATCGGCGGCAAGGAGGACGAGGTGCTGGCGGCGATCGCGGCCGCCGGCCTCACCCCGGCCAACCACAACGGCTCCGGTCAGATCGTCGCGGCCGGCACCGTCGAGGAGCTGGAGGCCCTCACGGCGAACGCCCCGCAGCGCACCCGGATCATCCCGCTCAGCGTCGCCGGCGCCTTCCACACCCGGCACATGGCCCCGGCCACTGCCCGACTGGAGCGGCTGGCCCGGGCCGTCACCCCGCACGACCCGAGCACCCGGCTGCTGCAGAACCGCGACGGCCGTCTCGTCCGGTCCGGTCAGGAGATGCTGCAGCGACTGGTCGGTCAGGTGGAGGCACCGGTCCGGTGGGACCTGTGCATGAGCACCCTGCGCGATCTCGGCGTCACCGGCCTGCTCGAACTGCCACCGGCGGGTACCCTCACCGGCATCGCCAAGCGCAACCTCAAGGGCGTCGAGGTCTTCGCCCTCAACACCCCCGACGAGCTGCCCGCGGCCCGGGCCTTCGTCGCCGAGCACACTGACCAGGCCGAGCACACCGACCAGACCACTGACCACACCGACGCCACGGAGGTGACCCGATGA
- a CDS encoding NADH:flavin oxidoreductase produces MMHTTTTHAPLTSTLLDGADPAPLFTPFTHSGVELANRFVMAPMTRSFSPGGVPGQDVVDYYRRRAAHLGLIVTEGTYIDHPSAGSSDRVPRIYGDDATAGWQRVVDAVHAEDGRIFPQLWHLGLRRHEGTAPHPEAPVVGPSGIGFDGSPHGTEASPADIDAIIASFARAAATAKNIGFDGVELHGAHGYLLDAFLWSTTNRRTDPYGGSPASRARLSAEVVAAVRDAVGPDYPVVFRYSQWKGTDFDARIASTPAELDTILAPLAAAGVSGFHVSTRRYWLPAFDGEERTLAGWTKHLTGLPTIALGSIGVASPFLQDDTAAGSLSLAHLLELFERGEFDLVGLGRAVLSEPEWTSKLRDGRLDEIRPYTKDDEKHLL; encoded by the coding sequence ACCCACTCCGGGGTGGAGCTTGCGAACCGGTTCGTGATGGCGCCGATGACGCGCAGCTTCTCACCCGGCGGAGTCCCCGGACAGGACGTGGTGGACTACTACCGGCGCCGAGCCGCTCACCTGGGCCTGATCGTGACCGAGGGCACTTACATCGACCACCCCTCCGCGGGCAGCAGCGACCGAGTACCCCGCATCTACGGGGACGACGCCACCGCCGGATGGCAGCGGGTCGTCGATGCCGTCCATGCTGAGGACGGCCGAATCTTCCCCCAGCTATGGCACCTGGGCCTCCGCCGCCACGAAGGCACCGCCCCGCACCCGGAGGCCCCCGTGGTGGGGCCATCTGGCATCGGCTTCGACGGATCACCCCACGGTACCGAGGCATCGCCGGCGGACATCGATGCGATCATCGCCTCCTTCGCCAGGGCTGCGGCGACCGCGAAGAACATCGGCTTCGACGGGGTCGAGCTGCACGGAGCGCACGGATACCTCCTGGACGCATTCCTGTGGTCCACGACCAACCGGCGCACCGACCCCTACGGCGGCAGCCCGGCCTCCCGCGCCCGCCTGAGCGCCGAGGTCGTCGCCGCGGTACGGGACGCCGTGGGCCCGGACTACCCGGTGGTGTTCCGGTATTCGCAGTGGAAAGGCACCGACTTCGACGCCCGCATCGCGTCGACTCCCGCGGAGCTCGACACCATCCTCGCCCCGCTCGCCGCCGCCGGGGTATCCGGATTCCACGTCTCCACCCGCCGCTACTGGCTCCCCGCCTTCGACGGCGAGGAGCGCACCCTGGCCGGATGGACCAAGCACCTCACCGGACTACCGACCATCGCGCTGGGCTCGATCGGTGTCGCCTCCCCGTTCCTGCAAGACGACACCGCCGCCGGGTCGCTGAGTCTGGCGCACCTGCTGGAGCTGTTCGAGCGCGGCGAGTTCGACCTCGTCGGCCTCGGCCGAGCCGTGCTCTCCGAGCCTGAATGGACCAGCAAGCTTCGCGACGGCCGCCTCGACGAGATCCGCCCGTACACCAAAGACGACGAGAAGCACCTCCTGTAG
- a CDS encoding redoxin domain-containing protein, with amino-acid sequence MEQQVPVVGRTVPDFRSRDQHGRDFDLQAWRGGPVLLFFFAFSFSSVCRDELENLRDMAYLFDAARCRLVAVSTDTTFVLREVDRQFGLDFTLVSDHWPHGAIGRAYGAFDDKIGCDRRHSYLIGPDGVLAWSKQVDLPTARDVGEHLAAVHYHFPL; translated from the coding sequence ATGGAACAGCAGGTCCCCGTCGTCGGACGGACGGTCCCGGACTTCCGCAGCCGCGACCAGCACGGCCGCGACTTCGACCTGCAGGCGTGGCGCGGGGGACCCGTGCTGCTGTTCTTCTTCGCCTTCTCCTTCAGCTCCGTCTGTCGTGACGAGCTGGAGAACCTGCGCGACATGGCGTACCTGTTCGACGCCGCCCGGTGCCGGCTGGTCGCGGTGTCGACCGACACCACGTTCGTGCTGCGCGAGGTGGACCGCCAGTTCGGCCTGGACTTCACCCTGGTCTCCGACCACTGGCCGCACGGGGCGATCGGCCGGGCGTACGGAGCCTTCGACGACAAGATCGGCTGCGACCGGCGGCACTCCTACCTGATCGGACCCGACGGCGTCCTGGCCTGGTCCAAGCAGGTCGACCTGCCGACGGCGCGGGATGTCGGCGAGCACCTCGCGGCGGTGCACTACCACTTCCCGCTATAG
- a CDS encoding helix-turn-helix domain-containing protein: MPRPSPILAHAIENPCAIIRSLGVLTDTWSFLLVREALLGARTFAQFRDALGIASDVLTARLASLVEHGVMVKTPYRVPGQRTRDAYDLTPAGEELKTVLVAMQQWGHTHVPQEPELRVVPLTTEGRQRVHAELVDPAGRTVAPEAVQFVRTASRPAPVDG, translated from the coding sequence ATGCCTCGTCCGTCGCCGATTCTTGCCCACGCGATCGAGAACCCGTGCGCGATCATCCGTAGCCTCGGTGTGCTCACCGACACGTGGAGTTTCCTCCTGGTCCGAGAAGCACTGTTGGGGGCGCGGACGTTCGCGCAGTTCCGTGACGCGCTCGGCATCGCCTCCGACGTCCTGACCGCTCGGCTGGCCTCGCTCGTGGAGCACGGTGTCATGGTGAAGACGCCCTACCGGGTGCCCGGCCAGCGCACCCGCGACGCCTACGACCTGACCCCTGCAGGCGAGGAGTTGAAGACGGTGCTCGTGGCGATGCAGCAGTGGGGCCACACCCATGTTCCCCAGGAGCCGGAGCTGCGGGTCGTGCCGCTGACCACCGAGGGACGCCAGCGTGTGCACGCCGAGCTCGTCGACCCTGCCGGGCGGACTGTTGCCCCGGAGGCGGTGCAGTTCGTCCGTACTGCATCGCGGCCGGCCCCGGTGGACGGGTGA
- a CDS encoding DUF3052 domain-containing protein produces the protein MASDAAGRLGLAAGQLVQELGWDEDVDDTLRITIEDAVDGELVEDAVEAVDVVLLWWRENDGDIADGLVDALTDLKNDGVIWLLTPKVGREGHVDPADIAEAAITSGLAQTSTTSSVSGDWSASKLVRPRGGRR, from the coding sequence GTGGCCAGCGACGCCGCAGGCCGTTTGGGCCTTGCCGCCGGCCAGCTCGTCCAGGAGCTGGGCTGGGATGAGGACGTGGACGACACGTTGCGCATCACCATCGAGGACGCCGTGGACGGCGAACTCGTGGAGGATGCCGTCGAGGCGGTCGATGTCGTGTTGTTGTGGTGGCGGGAGAACGACGGCGACATCGCCGACGGCCTCGTCGATGCACTCACGGACCTCAAGAACGACGGCGTGATCTGGTTGCTGACACCGAAGGTCGGCCGGGAAGGGCACGTGGATCCCGCCGACATCGCCGAGGCGGCGATCACCTCCGGGCTGGCCCAGACCTCCACCACGAGCAGCGTCTCGGGCGACTGGAGTGCGAGCAAACTCGTCCGCCCCCGGGGCGGCCGGCGCTGA